The genomic window GTACTAGGGTGAGCAACGCTCACCCATCAGGACAAGCGACGCTTGCCCTAGTACTAGGGTGAGCAACGCTCGCCCATCAGGACAAGCGACGCTTGCCCTCCTAACAGCGGATCGCTTCGAAGGGCGCTGCGCAGGCGTTCGCGAAATCGGCGGTCCAGTGACCTCCTCGTACGCTTCGCCTTTTTCTTGGCGCTACGGCCGTCCGGCCATGCGCGAGTTATTCTCGGAAGAGACCAAGCGTAAGATGTGGCGGCGCCTCTGGTTGGCGCTCGCGCAAGCCCAAGCAAAGGCCGGACTCGTCACGCAAGCGGAGATCGATGATCTCCGCCGATTCGTCGATGCCGTCGACATCGACGCAGCCCACAAGATCGAAGCTGAGATCGGGCACGACCTCATGGCGGAAGTGCGCGTGTACGCCTCGCAGGCTGCGGTCGGCGGCGGGAAGATCCATTTAGGCGCCACGTCGATGGATGTCGAGGACAACGTCGAGACGGCGCGGCTGCGCACCGGACTCGCGCTCCTGGCAGGCAGCGTCCGTGAATTGCTCGCGCTTTTCGCGCAGCGCATCCTGGAGTTCGCCGATCTGCCGTGCATGGCGTACACGCACCTTCAGGCTGCCGAACCCACGACGCTTGGCTTGCGCATGAGCCTGTGGGCGCAAGACGTCCGCTTCGACTACGACGACTTGCGCCGGCTCGCGGTATGGCTGCCGGCAAAGGGCCTGCGCGGGGCCGTCGGAACGTCGGCCTCCTACGAAGTCCTACTCGCGGGCACCGGCGTCACGCCCGAACAGATCGAGCACGAGGTCCTTGCCGAACTTGGTTTGACCGCCGTCGACGTGACCGGCCAGACCTATCCGCGCAAACTGGACTTCACCGTGCTTTCCGCACTTGCCGGCCTCGCCGCATCGTGCGCAAAATTCGCCTTCGACATCCGCGTACTCGCGTCCAGCCCGTTCGGAGAGCTGGGTGAGCCGTTCGGCAAGAAGCAGGTCGGCTCGTCCGCGATGCCTTTCAAACGAAATCCAATCCTATGCGAGCGCATCTGCTCGCTTGCGCGGCTCGTGAGTGCAAACGCCCAGACTGCCTGGCAAAACGCCGCCGACAACCTTCTCGAACGCACGCTCGATGATTCCGCGAACCGGCGCACCGTGTTGCCGGAAGCGTTTCTTGCGGCCGATGAAATCGTGCAGCTCGCGCTGCGCGTGCTGCGAGGTCTTCGCGTCGACGAGCGCCGGATCGCGCAAAACCTGGCGGCGTTCGGCCCGTTCTCCGGCACCGAGGCGGTTCTGATGGCCGCTGCCAAACGCGGCGGCGATCGTCAAGTCCTCCACGAGTCGCTGCGCGACGCATCGATGAAGGCGTACGACGCATTGGCGCAAGGCCAACCAAATCCGCTCGAGTCGCTTTTGTCGAAAGACGCGCAGGTCGCGCGATACGTCAACCCGGAAGAACTCGCCGCACTGATGGACCCACGCGCACACACCGGATCGGCGTCCCGGCGCGCGCGTGCGTTCGCGCAATCGCTGCGTGACCTGGAGAACGTATGAACAAAGGGGCGGAAGTCGGCCGCGGCAAGACCAAAGTGCTTTTCGAGCATCCGGATCGACCCGATGCGCTTGTGGTGGTTCAACAAGACCAAATTTCGGCCGGAGACGGCGCGAAGCGCCACGTCATCGAAGGCAAAGGCCGCCTCGCCGCCATCACCACGGCGCGGATCTACCGCTTGCTCAACGCCTGCGCCATCCCCACTCACTTCCTCGGCGGCGGGGAAGATGAAGACCTCAATGAGGTGCTGGTGCGCCGCTGCGACATGATTCCTATCGAGGTCGTGGTGCGCGGCGTCGCCGCCGGCTCCTACCTCAAGAGAAATCCGGGCGTCAAAGCAGGCGCCGTGCTCGCGCCGCGCCTGGTCGAGTACTTCTTCAAAGACGACGCCAACCACGATCCGCAGTTCACAGCCGAGCAGATCATCGACGCCGGCATCGCCACCACAGCCGAACTCGCGCAGATGACCGATCTCGCTCGCCTCGTCTTCGACGTGCTCGCACACGCTTGGCGCCGCCAAGATGTGCTGCTCGCAGATCTGAAAGTGGAATTTGGCCGCGCCACCACCGACGACGGCGCTGTGGAGATCCTGTTGGCCGACGTCATCGACAACGACTCGTGGCGGATCTGGCCGGGCGGCGACCAATCGCGGATGCTCGACAAACAGATCTACCGGAACATGGCGGCTCCGACGTCCGACGACCTCGGCGTCGTGAAGTCTAAGTACGAAGCGGTCGCCGAGATGGTCGGCACGTTTCAAAAGAGCACCGGCGGCTTCGTCGGCATCATCATGGGATCCGCATCCGATTCCGCGCACGCCGAACGCGTCGCTAAGGCGCTCGCCAATCTAGGCGTGCCCTCGCGCAAGCACGTGGCATCCGCGCACAAGACGCCCACCTTTGCATTGCAGCGCGTGCAGCAGCTCGACAATATGCTCGGCCGAGTGGTCTATGTCACGATAGCCGGCCGAAGCAACGCGCTGTCCGCATTCGTCGACGCCGCCACGGCAAACCCAGTCATCGCATGCCCGCCGGTCGGCACTTCGTTCGGCGGCATGGACATTCTGTCGAGCCTGCATCTCCCGTCGGGCATCGGCAGCGTCCTCGTGCTCGAGCCGGAGAATGCCGCGCTCGCGGCGGCGAAGATCCTCGCCGTCGACGACACCGTCCTCTACGGCCGCGTGCTCGTCACGCAGTGGCGCAACCGCCTGCAGGTCATGGAGGGCGATGCGCGCCTCAACGCGCCCTCCGGTTCCAACGGCAAGGCGTAAGCTCGTGAGCGAGCGCGCATTGACGTTCGCATCGGAATCCCTATCGTGCGAAGGATCGGACGCCGATCTCGAGCGGCTCGCGCGCCGCGAATCTCTAGCGCTCACGCCGCGCGAGCTCAGGCAAATCCGCGAGCGCATCGGACGGGATCCATCGCGCGCGGAAGCGCATGCGTTTTCGATCCAGTGGAGCGAGCATTGTTCATACAAGAGCAGCCGCGCGCTCCTTCGTAAACTGCCCACGAAGAGCCGCGACGTCATCGTTCCGGTCGGGGAAGACGCCGGCATCCTGCGCGCCGGCGACGTGAACGGCGTGGAGTACGGCGTCGTGGTCGCGCACGAAAGCCACAATCATCCGTCCCAAGTGGTTCCGTTCGAAGGAGCCGCCACTGGAATCGGCGGCATTATTCGAGACGTCCTCTGCATGGGCGCCGAAGTCGTAGCAAGCGCCGATCCCCTGCGATTCGGGCCACCCGACCCCGGCTCGCACGCCGCGTACGTGGCAGCCGGCGCGGTGGACGGCATCGCAGGCTACGGCAACGCGGTGGGCGTGCCGAACATCGCGGGCGATGTCTACTTCCACGAATCGTTCACCGATAATTGCCTCGTCAATGTCGTCGCGCTGGGTCTCGTGCGGACGGACCGCATTTTGCACAGCCGCGTTCCGCCCGGAGGCGCCGACTACGATCTTGTGCTCGTCGGCAAAGCCACCGACGGGTCCGGTTTCGGCGGCGCCGCGTTCGCGTCCGTCGTGCTCGACGCGGCAGAGGCGCAGTCGAACAAGAGCGCCGTGCAAGTCCCCGATCCATTTCTCAAGAACGTCATCATGCGCGCGACGGCCGCGGTGGTCGACGCGGTCTTTGCAGCCGGCGTCGCCGCGGGGTTCAAAGATCTCGGCGCCGGCGGCATCATGGGAAGTTCGAGCGAGCTCTGCGGCGCCGGTGGATTCGGCGCGCGGATCGAGATCGAAGCGGTGCCGCAAGCCGTGGACGGCTTGCCGCCGTTTGTCGTGGCGTGCGCCGAAACGCAAGAGCGAATGCTCTGGGCGGTGCCGCACGAATTCACGCCCACGGTGCTCTCCATTTATAATGAGGGTTACACACTGCCCGAGGTGGCATCGGGCGCCCGTGCGGCGGTCATCGGCCGGGTCACTGAAGACAAGCGCTACGTCGTCTCTGCGGGCGGTGAAGCGATCATCGATCTGCCGATCGACGTCTTGACCGGTCCGGTCCACATCGATCGAGCCGGTGCAGATGCCGTCGACCGCGCGCACCCGAAAGCGATCCGCGACGCCGCTCCGGCCGGGCAAGACCGGCCGGAGAATACGCTTGACGTTGGCAGAACGTTGCTCGCGATTCTCGCACATCCCGATGTCTGCAGCCGCAGACCGCTCATCGAGCACTACGACACGGTGGTGCGCGGCGCGACGGTGATCCCTTCGGGATACGCCGACGCAGGCGTCATCGTGATCCGCCGCGGCGGTCGCGCGGGCATCGCGCTGTCGGTGGACGGCAATCCGCGCTACGGCGCGATCGATGCGCACCTCGCCGCCGCTCATGCGGTGGTAGAATCGGCGCGCAACGTGGCGGCGGTCGGTGCGCTCCCGATCGGCCTCACCGACTGCCTCAACTACGGCAATCCCGAAGATCCCGTCGCGTTCGCGCAACTCTCCGAAGGCATCGATGGGCTGGCTGAGGCTGCGAATGCGCTGCATCTCGGCGCGCCCGGCGAACCTTTGCCGTTCGTCAGCGGGAACGTCTCGCTCTACAATGAGTCGTCGAGAGGACGGGCCATCGCGCCGTCGGCGATCGTAGCGTGCATCGGCCGCGTCGAAGACGTCGGGCGCGTGGTCACCATGCAACTCACGGCTGCGGGGAACCGCCTCTTCCTTTTCGGAGCGCGACAGGTGAATCTGGGCGGCTCGGTGATCGCGGCGGTCGGCCCATTCCATAACGCCGAGCTGCCCGCCATCGATTATACCGAAGCGAATGCGTCCATTCTCGCCGTCGTCAAAGGGGTGCGCAGCGGAACGATCACAGCCGCCCACGACATCTCCGACGGTGGATTGCTCGCGTGCGTCGCGGAGATGTGCATGGGCGGCGACGCCGCGGGTTCGATCGGCGCGCACATAAATGCCGCGCCCATCTGGGCGCCAGACATCGATTTGGCGGGCGCTCTTTTCGGCGAAGCTGGCGGCTTTGTGGTGGAGGTGTCGGTCGATCGGATCGGCGCGTTCGAAGCTGCCTGCACCGCGTCCGGCGCTCGGCCGATTGCGATCGGGTCGACCGGAGGGAATGCGCTCATCGTGGAGGGTCTGTGCGACGTGGTGCTGTCGCTTGCCGCACAAGCGTGGTCAACGCCGCTCAAAGAACTGTATGCTTGACGTGAGCGCGCCGCGAGTGGCAGTCGTCGTCTTTCCCGGCACGAACTCGGAAGTAGAGACCGTCGATGCATGCCGTGACGCCGGCATGGACGCGCGGCTGTTCCATTGGAGTGAGCCACCCACGCTGTTGACGAAC from Candidatus Eremiobacteraceae bacterium includes these protein-coding regions:
- the purB gene encoding adenylosuccinate lyase, which encodes MTSSYASPFSWRYGRPAMRELFSEETKRKMWRRLWLALAQAQAKAGLVTQAEIDDLRRFVDAVDIDAAHKIEAEIGHDLMAEVRVYASQAAVGGGKIHLGATSMDVEDNVETARLRTGLALLAGSVRELLALFAQRILEFADLPCMAYTHLQAAEPTTLGLRMSLWAQDVRFDYDDLRRLAVWLPAKGLRGAVGTSASYEVLLAGTGVTPEQIEHEVLAELGLTAVDVTGQTYPRKLDFTVLSALAGLAASCAKFAFDIRVLASSPFGELGEPFGKKQVGSSAMPFKRNPILCERICSLARLVSANAQTAWQNAADNLLERTLDDSANRRTVLPEAFLAADEIVQLALRVLRGLRVDERRIAQNLAAFGPFSGTEAVLMAAAKRGGDRQVLHESLRDASMKAYDALAQGQPNPLESLLSKDAQVARYVNPEELAALMDPRAHTGSASRRARAFAQSLRDLENV
- a CDS encoding phosphoribosylaminoimidazolesuccinocarboxamide synthase; amino-acid sequence: MNKGAEVGRGKTKVLFEHPDRPDALVVVQQDQISAGDGAKRHVIEGKGRLAAITTARIYRLLNACAIPTHFLGGGEDEDLNEVLVRRCDMIPIEVVVRGVAAGSYLKRNPGVKAGAVLAPRLVEYFFKDDANHDPQFTAEQIIDAGIATTAELAQMTDLARLVFDVLAHAWRRQDVLLADLKVEFGRATTDDGAVEILLADVIDNDSWRIWPGGDQSRMLDKQIYRNMAAPTSDDLGVVKSKYEAVAEMVGTFQKSTGGFVGIIMGSASDSAHAERVAKALANLGVPSRKHVASAHKTPTFALQRVQQLDNMLGRVVYVTIAGRSNALSAFVDAATANPVIACPPVGTSFGGMDILSSLHLPSGIGSVLVLEPENAALAAAKILAVDDTVLYGRVLVTQWRNRLQVMEGDARLNAPSGSNGKA
- the purL gene encoding phosphoribosylformylglycinamidine synthase subunit PurL — protein: MSERALTFASESLSCEGSDADLERLARRESLALTPRELRQIRERIGRDPSRAEAHAFSIQWSEHCSYKSSRALLRKLPTKSRDVIVPVGEDAGILRAGDVNGVEYGVVVAHESHNHPSQVVPFEGAATGIGGIIRDVLCMGAEVVASADPLRFGPPDPGSHAAYVAAGAVDGIAGYGNAVGVPNIAGDVYFHESFTDNCLVNVVALGLVRTDRILHSRVPPGGADYDLVLVGKATDGSGFGGAAFASVVLDAAEAQSNKSAVQVPDPFLKNVIMRATAAVVDAVFAAGVAAGFKDLGAGGIMGSSSELCGAGGFGARIEIEAVPQAVDGLPPFVVACAETQERMLWAVPHEFTPTVLSIYNEGYTLPEVASGARAAVIGRVTEDKRYVVSAGGEAIIDLPIDVLTGPVHIDRAGADAVDRAHPKAIRDAAPAGQDRPENTLDVGRTLLAILAHPDVCSRRPLIEHYDTVVRGATVIPSGYADAGVIVIRRGGRAGIALSVDGNPRYGAIDAHLAAAHAVVESARNVAAVGALPIGLTDCLNYGNPEDPVAFAQLSEGIDGLAEAANALHLGAPGEPLPFVSGNVSLYNESSRGRAIAPSAIVACIGRVEDVGRVVTMQLTAAGNRLFLFGARQVNLGGSVIAAVGPFHNAELPAIDYTEANASILAVVKGVRSGTITAAHDISDGGLLACVAEMCMGGDAAGSIGAHINAAPIWAPDIDLAGALFGEAGGFVVEVSVDRIGAFEAACTASGARPIAIGSTGGNALIVEGLCDVVLSLAAQAWSTPLKELYA